In Miscanthus floridulus cultivar M001 chromosome 5, ASM1932011v1, whole genome shotgun sequence, one genomic interval encodes:
- the LOC136452573 gene encoding zinc finger CCCH domain-containing protein 9-like isoform X4, whose amino-acid sequence MQEALNSPGNASRLHSALELKLFAAFGDQRLASPPGYLNNLASVGIGGGGGDDALFRCSSPFSPSFGFSSPSPLATTSSVSLSPSSSASLVDDCDDAAAADADAVATGHRLQLARLALQYQEVADRYELCLARLADAVDEAAALHRENAELRVANADLMRRLALLSGIGKQAAAAAIADEVRRLGFGDHKHAAKECAPEKPAVLPKSISVRSSDYLKMNNPKKVQAPATPAANNHKPRASNQTNASSQRVYSKGNGGDKKGEEPKEPPHTAAAGGMELDGELEVYNQGTFKTELCNKWEETGACPYGDQCQFAHGVAELRPVIRHPRYKTQVCRMVLGGEVCSYGHRCHFRHTLTPAERLHLPRP is encoded by the exons ATGCAGGAAGCTCTCAACTCTCCGGGCAATGCCAGCCGCCTTCACTCGGCCTTGGAGCTCAAGCTGTTCGCCGCCTTCGGGGACCAGCGCCTCGCCTCGCCGCCGGGCTACCTCAATAACCTCGCCTCCGTCGGcatcggtggcggcggcggcgacgacgcgcTGTTCCGCTGCTCGTCGCCGTTCAGCCCCAGCTTCGGCttctcctcgccgtcgccgctcgCCACCACCTCCTCCGTCTCGCTCTCGCCGTCCTCCTCCGCCTCGCTCGTCGACGACTGCGACGACGCCGCGGCCGCGGACGCCGACGCCGTCGCCACGGGCCACAGGCTCCAGCTCGCCCGCCTCGCGCTGCAGTACCAGGAGGTGGCCGACCGCtacgagctctgcctcgcccgcctCGCCGACGCCGTGGACGAGGCCGCCGCGCTCCACCGCGAGAACGCCGAGCTCCGCGTCGCCAACGCCGACCTCATGCGCCGCCTCGCGCTGCTTAGCGGCATTGGCaagcaggccgccgccgccgccatcgccgacGAGGTCCGCCGGCTCGGCTTCGGGGACCACAAGCATGCCGCCAAGGAATGCGCTCCCGAGAAGCCCGCCGTGCTGCCCAAGAGCATTTCCGTCCGCTCCAGCGACTACCTCAAGATGAACAATCCCAAGAAGGTGCAGGCCCCCGCCACGCCGGCCGCAAACAACCACAAGCCTCGCGCGTCGAATCAGACCAACGCAAGCTCG CAGCGCGTGTACAGCAAGGGCAATGGCGGCGACAAGAAAGGCGAGGAACCCAAAGAGCCGCCACacacggcggcggcgggtggcatGGAGCTGGATGGGGAGCTGGAGGTGTACAACCAGGGCACGTTCAAGACGGAGCTGTGCAACAAGTGGGAGGAGACCGGGGCGTGCCCCTACGGCGACCAGTGCCAGTTCGCTCACGGCGTCGCCGAGCTCCGCCCCGTCATCCGCCACCCGCGCTACAAGACCCAGGTCTGCCGCATGGTGCTCGGCGGCGAGGTCTGCTCCTACGGCCACCGCTGCCACTTCCGCCACACGCTCACCCCCGCCGAACGCCTCCACCTGCCCCGCCCTTAG
- the LOC136452573 gene encoding zinc finger CCCH domain-containing protein 9-like isoform X3, which yields MVVSSSSKIEATCLPWKNKPLTMQEALNSPGNASRLHSALELKLFAAFGDQRLASPPGYLNNLASVGIGGGGGDDALFRCSSPFSPSFGFSSPSPLATTSSVSLSPSSSASLVDDCDDAAAADADAVATGHRLQLARLALQYQEVADRYELCLARLADAVDEAAALHRENAELRVANADLMRRLALLSGIGKQAAAAAIADEVRRLGFGDHKHAAKECAPEKPAVLPKSISVRSSDYLKMNNPKKVQAPATPAANNHKPRASNQTNASSQRVYSKGNGGDKKGEEPKEPPHTAAAGGMELDGELEVYNQGTFKTELCNKWEETGACPYGDQCQFAHGVAELRPVIRHPRYKTQVCRMVLGGEVCSYGHRCHFRHTLTPAERLHLPRP from the exons ATGGTTGTTTCGAGTTCATCCAAG ATCGAGGCTACTTGTCTGCCTTGGAAGAACAAGCCTCTGACCATGCAGGAAGCTCTCAACTCTCCGGGCAATGCCAGCCGCCTTCACTCGGCCTTGGAGCTCAAGCTGTTCGCCGCCTTCGGGGACCAGCGCCTCGCCTCGCCGCCGGGCTACCTCAATAACCTCGCCTCCGTCGGcatcggtggcggcggcggcgacgacgcgcTGTTCCGCTGCTCGTCGCCGTTCAGCCCCAGCTTCGGCttctcctcgccgtcgccgctcgCCACCACCTCCTCCGTCTCGCTCTCGCCGTCCTCCTCCGCCTCGCTCGTCGACGACTGCGACGACGCCGCGGCCGCGGACGCCGACGCCGTCGCCACGGGCCACAGGCTCCAGCTCGCCCGCCTCGCGCTGCAGTACCAGGAGGTGGCCGACCGCtacgagctctgcctcgcccgcctCGCCGACGCCGTGGACGAGGCCGCCGCGCTCCACCGCGAGAACGCCGAGCTCCGCGTCGCCAACGCCGACCTCATGCGCCGCCTCGCGCTGCTTAGCGGCATTGGCaagcaggccgccgccgccgccatcgccgacGAGGTCCGCCGGCTCGGCTTCGGGGACCACAAGCATGCCGCCAAGGAATGCGCTCCCGAGAAGCCCGCCGTGCTGCCCAAGAGCATTTCCGTCCGCTCCAGCGACTACCTCAAGATGAACAATCCCAAGAAGGTGCAGGCCCCCGCCACGCCGGCCGCAAACAACCACAAGCCTCGCGCGTCGAATCAGACCAACGCAAGCTCG CAGCGCGTGTACAGCAAGGGCAATGGCGGCGACAAGAAAGGCGAGGAACCCAAAGAGCCGCCACacacggcggcggcgggtggcatGGAGCTGGATGGGGAGCTGGAGGTGTACAACCAGGGCACGTTCAAGACGGAGCTGTGCAACAAGTGGGAGGAGACCGGGGCGTGCCCCTACGGCGACCAGTGCCAGTTCGCTCACGGCGTCGCCGAGCTCCGCCCCGTCATCCGCCACCCGCGCTACAAGACCCAGGTCTGCCGCATGGTGCTCGGCGGCGAGGTCTGCTCCTACGGCCACCGCTGCCACTTCCGCCACACGCTCACCCCCGCCGAACGCCTCCACCTGCCCCGCCCTTAG
- the LOC136452573 gene encoding zinc finger CCCH domain-containing protein 9-like isoform X1 produces the protein MVVSSSSKVSGGYTLVQGSLSKLGSCIWQLAEFSEPNAFVLQEHHFNSTCFFNSQIEATCLPWKNKPLTMQEALNSPGNASRLHSALELKLFAAFGDQRLASPPGYLNNLASVGIGGGGGDDALFRCSSPFSPSFGFSSPSPLATTSSVSLSPSSSASLVDDCDDAAAADADAVATGHRLQLARLALQYQEVADRYELCLARLADAVDEAAALHRENAELRVANADLMRRLALLSGIGKQAAAAAIADEVRRLGFGDHKHAAKECAPEKPAVLPKSISVRSSDYLKMNNPKKVQAPATPAANNHKPRASNQTNASSQRVYSKGNGGDKKGEEPKEPPHTAAAGGMELDGELEVYNQGTFKTELCNKWEETGACPYGDQCQFAHGVAELRPVIRHPRYKTQVCRMVLGGEVCSYGHRCHFRHTLTPAERLHLPRP, from the exons ATGGTTGTTTCGAGTTCATCCAAGGTCAGTGGTGGTTACACGTTAGTACAGGGGAGCCTGTCAAAACTTGGATCGTGCATTTGGCAGCTTGCTGAATTCAGTGAACCGAACGCCTTTGTGCTGCAAGAACACCATTTCAATTCAACCTGTTTCTTCAATTCGCAGATCGAGGCTACTTGTCTGCCTTGGAAGAACAAGCCTCTGACCATGCAGGAAGCTCTCAACTCTCCGGGCAATGCCAGCCGCCTTCACTCGGCCTTGGAGCTCAAGCTGTTCGCCGCCTTCGGGGACCAGCGCCTCGCCTCGCCGCCGGGCTACCTCAATAACCTCGCCTCCGTCGGcatcggtggcggcggcggcgacgacgcgcTGTTCCGCTGCTCGTCGCCGTTCAGCCCCAGCTTCGGCttctcctcgccgtcgccgctcgCCACCACCTCCTCCGTCTCGCTCTCGCCGTCCTCCTCCGCCTCGCTCGTCGACGACTGCGACGACGCCGCGGCCGCGGACGCCGACGCCGTCGCCACGGGCCACAGGCTCCAGCTCGCCCGCCTCGCGCTGCAGTACCAGGAGGTGGCCGACCGCtacgagctctgcctcgcccgcctCGCCGACGCCGTGGACGAGGCCGCCGCGCTCCACCGCGAGAACGCCGAGCTCCGCGTCGCCAACGCCGACCTCATGCGCCGCCTCGCGCTGCTTAGCGGCATTGGCaagcaggccgccgccgccgccatcgccgacGAGGTCCGCCGGCTCGGCTTCGGGGACCACAAGCATGCCGCCAAGGAATGCGCTCCCGAGAAGCCCGCCGTGCTGCCCAAGAGCATTTCCGTCCGCTCCAGCGACTACCTCAAGATGAACAATCCCAAGAAGGTGCAGGCCCCCGCCACGCCGGCCGCAAACAACCACAAGCCTCGCGCGTCGAATCAGACCAACGCAAGCTCG CAGCGCGTGTACAGCAAGGGCAATGGCGGCGACAAGAAAGGCGAGGAACCCAAAGAGCCGCCACacacggcggcggcgggtggcatGGAGCTGGATGGGGAGCTGGAGGTGTACAACCAGGGCACGTTCAAGACGGAGCTGTGCAACAAGTGGGAGGAGACCGGGGCGTGCCCCTACGGCGACCAGTGCCAGTTCGCTCACGGCGTCGCCGAGCTCCGCCCCGTCATCCGCCACCCGCGCTACAAGACCCAGGTCTGCCGCATGGTGCTCGGCGGCGAGGTCTGCTCCTACGGCCACCGCTGCCACTTCCGCCACACGCTCACCCCCGCCGAACGCCTCCACCTGCCCCGCCCTTAG
- the LOC136452573 gene encoding zinc finger CCCH domain-containing protein 9-like isoform X2, which translates to MVVSSSSKVSGGYTLVQGSLSKLGSCIWQLAEFSEPNAFVLQEHHFNSTCFFNSQIEATCLPWKNKPLTMQEALNSPGNASRLHSALELKLFAAFGDQRLASPPGYLNNLASVGIGGGGGDDALFRCSSPFSPSFGFSSPSPLATTSSVSLSPSSSASLVDDCDDAAAADADAVATGHRLQLARLALQYQEVADRYELCLARLADAVDEAAALHRENAELRVANADLMRRLALLSGIGKQAAAAAIADEVRRLGFGDHKHAAKECAPEKPAVLPKSISVRSSDYLKMNNPKKVQAPATPAANNHKPRASNQTNASSRVYSKGNGGDKKGEEPKEPPHTAAAGGMELDGELEVYNQGTFKTELCNKWEETGACPYGDQCQFAHGVAELRPVIRHPRYKTQVCRMVLGGEVCSYGHRCHFRHTLTPAERLHLPRP; encoded by the exons ATGGTTGTTTCGAGTTCATCCAAGGTCAGTGGTGGTTACACGTTAGTACAGGGGAGCCTGTCAAAACTTGGATCGTGCATTTGGCAGCTTGCTGAATTCAGTGAACCGAACGCCTTTGTGCTGCAAGAACACCATTTCAATTCAACCTGTTTCTTCAATTCGCAGATCGAGGCTACTTGTCTGCCTTGGAAGAACAAGCCTCTGACCATGCAGGAAGCTCTCAACTCTCCGGGCAATGCCAGCCGCCTTCACTCGGCCTTGGAGCTCAAGCTGTTCGCCGCCTTCGGGGACCAGCGCCTCGCCTCGCCGCCGGGCTACCTCAATAACCTCGCCTCCGTCGGcatcggtggcggcggcggcgacgacgcgcTGTTCCGCTGCTCGTCGCCGTTCAGCCCCAGCTTCGGCttctcctcgccgtcgccgctcgCCACCACCTCCTCCGTCTCGCTCTCGCCGTCCTCCTCCGCCTCGCTCGTCGACGACTGCGACGACGCCGCGGCCGCGGACGCCGACGCCGTCGCCACGGGCCACAGGCTCCAGCTCGCCCGCCTCGCGCTGCAGTACCAGGAGGTGGCCGACCGCtacgagctctgcctcgcccgcctCGCCGACGCCGTGGACGAGGCCGCCGCGCTCCACCGCGAGAACGCCGAGCTCCGCGTCGCCAACGCCGACCTCATGCGCCGCCTCGCGCTGCTTAGCGGCATTGGCaagcaggccgccgccgccgccatcgccgacGAGGTCCGCCGGCTCGGCTTCGGGGACCACAAGCATGCCGCCAAGGAATGCGCTCCCGAGAAGCCCGCCGTGCTGCCCAAGAGCATTTCCGTCCGCTCCAGCGACTACCTCAAGATGAACAATCCCAAGAAGGTGCAGGCCCCCGCCACGCCGGCCGCAAACAACCACAAGCCTCGCGCGTCGAATCAGACCAACGCAAGCTCG CGCGTGTACAGCAAGGGCAATGGCGGCGACAAGAAAGGCGAGGAACCCAAAGAGCCGCCACacacggcggcggcgggtggcatGGAGCTGGATGGGGAGCTGGAGGTGTACAACCAGGGCACGTTCAAGACGGAGCTGTGCAACAAGTGGGAGGAGACCGGGGCGTGCCCCTACGGCGACCAGTGCCAGTTCGCTCACGGCGTCGCCGAGCTCCGCCCCGTCATCCGCCACCCGCGCTACAAGACCCAGGTCTGCCGCATGGTGCTCGGCGGCGAGGTCTGCTCCTACGGCCACCGCTGCCACTTCCGCCACACGCTCACCCCCGCCGAACGCCTCCACCTGCCCCGCCCTTAG